The following coding sequences are from one Streptomyces dengpaensis window:
- a CDS encoding tyrosine-type recombinase/integrase, translating into MTTPRDNPVSRRSRANGDGTVYQRKDSRWEAAGYVLAPGNTRKRVRVYGSTRKEALAKLTEKIAASNRGLPVPSAQGSLAAYLTYWLENVAVHQLRENTHTRYTAVARLYLIPGLGRKKLAKLTAKDVRTWLNQLRTTCQCCTRGLDTARDEPRCCAAGKCCSRRLSPLTLAYVHSVLKSALEHAVREEEIPRNVARNVRSGSPRPRRFEPLTAEEAREFLTAASGHRLQALFELALRTGLRKGELLGLRWEDLDLAGGTASIRRTLQRTNSGGLTALPTKTQSSERRIALPTPCLRSLEQHRTRQRGERDATGTAWQDSGYVFTRPDGTPIEGATLTRHFTALLDRAGLRRIRFHDLRHSTATLLLEQGVELVVIKELLGHAHIGVTATVYAHVRLRLQRDAIDLLGRTLRNPGDSDEPPLCAAPVR; encoded by the coding sequence ATGACCACGCCCCGCGACAACCCCGTCTCCCGCCGCAGCCGTGCGAACGGCGACGGAACCGTGTACCAGCGCAAGGACAGCCGTTGGGAGGCCGCTGGATACGTCCTCGCCCCCGGCAACACGCGCAAGCGCGTCCGCGTCTACGGCAGCACCCGCAAGGAAGCGCTGGCCAAGCTCACCGAGAAGATCGCTGCCAGCAACCGCGGACTCCCCGTCCCCTCCGCGCAGGGCAGCCTGGCTGCGTACCTGACGTACTGGCTGGAGAACGTCGCTGTTCACCAGCTCCGTGAGAACACCCACACCCGCTACACCGCCGTCGCCCGGCTCTACCTCATCCCCGGCCTCGGGCGGAAGAAGCTGGCCAAGCTCACCGCCAAGGACGTCCGCACCTGGCTCAACCAGCTCCGCACCACCTGTCAGTGCTGCACCCGTGGCCTCGACACCGCCCGCGATGAGCCCCGCTGCTGCGCCGCCGGAAAGTGCTGCTCCAGGCGGCTCTCGCCGCTGACACTCGCCTACGTCCACTCCGTGCTCAAGTCCGCCCTGGAGCACGCGGTACGCGAGGAGGAGATCCCGCGCAACGTCGCCCGCAACGTCCGCTCCGGCTCACCCCGACCCCGCCGCTTCGAACCTCTCACCGCCGAAGAAGCACGCGAGTTCCTGACCGCCGCCAGCGGTCACCGGCTGCAGGCGCTGTTCGAGCTCGCCCTGCGCACCGGCCTCCGGAAGGGCGAACTCCTCGGCCTGCGCTGGGAGGACCTCGACTTGGCCGGTGGAACCGCCAGCATCCGCCGCACACTCCAGCGCACCAACTCCGGTGGCCTGACCGCACTCCCGACCAAGACCCAAAGCTCCGAACGACGCATCGCGCTGCCGACGCCGTGCCTGCGCTCCCTGGAACAGCACCGCACCCGTCAGCGTGGGGAGCGCGATGCGACAGGGACAGCCTGGCAGGACAGCGGCTACGTGTTCACCCGGCCCGACGGCACCCCGATCGAAGGAGCCACCCTCACCCGCCACTTCACCGCTCTGCTCGACCGGGCCGGACTCCGCCGCATCCGCTTCCACGACCTTCGCCACTCGACCGCGACCCTCCTCCTGGAACAGGGGGTGGAACTCGTCGTGATCAAGGAACTCCTCGGCCACGCCCACATCGGCGTCACGGCCACCGTTTACGCCCACGTCCGGCTCCGTCTTCAGCGCGACGCTATCGACCTCCTCGGACGCACCCTCCGCAACCCCGGGGACAGCGACGAACCACCGCTCTGCGCAGCGCCCGTCCGCTGA
- a CDS encoding helix-turn-helix domain-containing protein: MTMQAPTAPHQGPSTPEELLTVPQVMASLQLGRSAVYDLLRTRQLASITLGRARRIPTHALTDFIRTRLDQEAAA; encoded by the coding sequence ATGACCATGCAGGCACCCACCGCACCCCACCAGGGGCCCAGCACGCCGGAGGAGTTGCTGACAGTTCCGCAGGTCATGGCAAGCCTCCAGCTGGGCCGCTCGGCCGTCTACGACCTGCTCCGCACCCGCCAGCTCGCCTCGATCACCCTCGGCCGCGCCCGCCGCATCCCCACCCACGCCCTGACCGACTTCATCCGCACCCGCCTCGACCAGGAAGCCGCCGCCTGA
- a CDS encoding DUF397 domain-containing protein codes for MTTPGNWQKSSFSGGADGNNCLELAATPAHWQKSSFSEGGEGNTCVELTATPTALHLRESDDPAAILTTTPPPLAHLLHHIKTGGPRTPSA; via the coding sequence GTGACCACCCCCGGCAACTGGCAGAAGTCGTCCTTCTCAGGCGGCGCCGACGGCAACAACTGCCTCGAACTCGCCGCCACGCCCGCCCACTGGCAGAAGTCCTCCTTCTCGGAGGGAGGCGAGGGAAACACCTGCGTCGAACTCACCGCCACCCCGACCGCCCTGCACCTGCGCGAAAGCGACGACCCCGCCGCCATCCTCACCACAACGCCGCCCCCCCTCGCCCACCTCCTCCACCACATAAAGACCGGCGGGCCCCGCACACCCAGCGCGTGA
- a CDS encoding helix-turn-helix domain-containing protein, whose amino-acid sequence MARRRQPTARQMRLGAELQKLREAAGLKGREAAAALGTDSARLSQIESGVVGMSENTVRRLAANYACTDEELTEAMVAMATDRTRGWWEKYQGLLPVPFLDIAELEHHATYRFDVEFLHVPGLFQTEDYARGIFSYRVPELPDNDLALRVSHRMERKVIITGPALIPYEAVIHEAALRIRVGNRSATRTQLTRILELSEADHITVRVIPFDLDDFGGAWSAMTYAGGAVPKLDTALRDTAHGTAFIDSESQLGAFRTLFRKVEAVSLEPARSRDFIHRLAKEL is encoded by the coding sequence ATGGCCCGCAGGCGGCAACCCACCGCGCGCCAGATGCGTCTCGGCGCCGAGCTGCAGAAACTGCGCGAGGCCGCAGGGCTCAAGGGACGCGAAGCCGCCGCGGCTCTGGGAACGGACTCGGCCCGGTTGAGCCAGATCGAGTCCGGGGTCGTAGGCATGAGCGAGAACACCGTTCGCCGGCTCGCTGCCAATTACGCCTGCACGGACGAGGAGTTGACCGAGGCCATGGTAGCGATGGCTACGGACCGGACCCGCGGCTGGTGGGAGAAGTATCAGGGCCTGCTGCCAGTTCCGTTTCTGGACATCGCCGAGTTGGAGCACCACGCCACGTACCGTTTCGACGTCGAGTTCCTGCATGTCCCCGGCCTCTTTCAGACGGAGGACTACGCTCGCGGCATCTTCTCGTACCGCGTCCCCGAACTCCCCGACAACGACTTGGCGTTGCGAGTAAGCCACCGCATGGAACGCAAGGTGATCATCACGGGCCCGGCCCTCATCCCGTACGAAGCAGTGATCCACGAGGCGGCTCTGCGTATCCGTGTCGGCAACCGAAGCGCCACACGAACTCAACTGACCCGCATCCTGGAACTCTCCGAAGCGGACCACATCACGGTGCGCGTCATCCCCTTCGACTTGGACGACTTCGGCGGAGCCTGGAGCGCCATGACGTACGCGGGTGGCGCGGTACCCAAACTGGACACCGCGCTTCGCGACACAGCCCACGGCACCGCCTTCATCGACTCCGAATCCCAACTCGGCGCCTTTCGAACGCTCTTCCGTAAGGTGGAGGCGGTATCACTCGAACCCGCACGTTCGCGTGACTTCATCCACAGGCTTGCGAAGGAACTGTGA
- a CDS encoding ATP-binding protein, translating into MPKTEPWEYVLHIPHDVRAVTVCRRTVRLVLTMHGLIRLADVAELLAAELVSNAVRHTKGPAALRLHWRDGVLRIGAWDASPVPPPYDLTVASDAETGRGLGLVRACADDWGWHPLRQGGDCGKYVWCDLSAA; encoded by the coding sequence ATGCCCAAAACCGAACCCTGGGAATACGTGCTCCACATCCCCCATGACGTCCGAGCGGTCACCGTCTGCCGCCGTACCGTCCGCTTGGTCCTCACGATGCACGGCCTGATCCGCCTGGCGGACGTCGCCGAGTTGCTGGCGGCGGAGCTGGTCTCCAATGCCGTACGGCATACGAAGGGCCCGGCGGCTCTGCGGCTGCACTGGCGGGACGGCGTCCTGCGTATCGGTGCGTGGGACGCGAGCCCGGTGCCGCCGCCGTACGACCTGACGGTTGCCTCCGACGCGGAGACGGGCCGCGGGCTCGGGCTCGTCCGGGCCTGCGCCGACGACTGGGGCTGGCATCCGCTGCGGCAGGGTGGTGACTGCGGCAAGTACGTGTGGTGCGACCTGTCCGCGGCGTAG
- a CDS encoding sodium:solute symporter family protein, translating to MPTPTYLADGARSYLAEGARTYPADGFPPHLAAELRLPTNWLDYTILGIYFAVVLGIGFAARRSVKTSLDFFLSGRSLPAWVTGLAFIAANLGATEILGMAANSAQYGVYTVHWYWIGAIPAMVFLGLVMMPFYYGSKVRSVPEFLLLRFDRAAHLLSSILFAFAAILIAGVNLYALAIVVEALLGWPQWVAIVVAGLFVLAYITLGGLSSAIYNEVLQFFVILAALIPISVLGLKKVGGWDGLTDSLTATHGDNFVTAWGGTGIGDPNPLGANWLTIVLGLGFVLSFGYWTTNFAEVQRALSARNLSAAQRTPLIAAFPKIFIVFLVMIPGLVAAVLVPKIGTADSDLQYNDAIPYLMEALLPNGVLGIAVTGLLAAFMAGMAANISSFNTVFTTDIWAKYVVKGREDSYYVRFGRLITAIGVLASIGAAFLASSFSNIMAYLQALFSFFNVPMFVVFIIGMFWRRASMKSGFWGLLAGTTAAMVNYFVFYRQGIIGIPSDQGANFVSAIAGFVAGAVVMVAVSLFTAPKPEEDLQGLVYGTRSPGMAEPPAAGDDAWYRKPALLGWGAVILAAACYIPFSFSL from the coding sequence ATGCCTACCCCCACGTATCTGGCAGACGGGGCCCGGAGCTACCTGGCCGAGGGAGCCAGGACCTACCCGGCGGACGGGTTCCCGCCCCACCTCGCCGCCGAGCTCCGGCTCCCCACGAACTGGCTCGACTACACGATCCTCGGCATCTACTTCGCCGTCGTCCTCGGCATCGGCTTCGCCGCACGCCGGTCCGTCAAGACAAGCCTCGACTTCTTCCTCTCCGGGCGCTCGCTGCCCGCCTGGGTCACCGGGCTCGCGTTCATCGCCGCCAACCTGGGCGCCACCGAGATCCTCGGCATGGCCGCGAACAGCGCACAGTACGGCGTCTACACCGTGCACTGGTACTGGATCGGCGCCATCCCGGCCATGGTCTTCCTCGGCCTGGTGATGATGCCCTTCTACTACGGCTCGAAGGTCCGCTCGGTCCCGGAGTTCCTGCTGCTGCGCTTCGACAGAGCGGCGCACCTGCTGAGTTCGATCCTGTTCGCCTTCGCGGCGATCCTGATCGCCGGTGTGAACCTCTACGCCCTCGCGATCGTCGTCGAGGCGCTGCTCGGCTGGCCGCAGTGGGTGGCGATCGTCGTCGCGGGCCTGTTCGTGCTCGCGTACATCACCCTCGGCGGCCTGTCGTCCGCGATCTACAACGAGGTGCTGCAGTTCTTCGTCATCCTCGCCGCGCTCATCCCGATCTCCGTACTCGGCCTGAAGAAGGTCGGCGGCTGGGACGGTCTGACCGACTCGCTCACGGCGACCCACGGCGACAACTTCGTCACCGCGTGGGGCGGTACCGGCATCGGCGACCCCAACCCGCTGGGCGCGAACTGGCTGACGATCGTCCTCGGCCTCGGCTTCGTGCTGTCCTTCGGCTACTGGACGACGAACTTCGCCGAGGTGCAGCGCGCGCTGTCCGCGAGGAACCTGTCCGCGGCCCAGCGCACCCCGCTGATCGCCGCGTTCCCGAAGATCTTCATCGTCTTCCTGGTGATGATCCCGGGCCTGGTGGCGGCGGTCCTGGTCCCGAAGATCGGCACGGCGGACTCGGACCTCCAGTACAACGACGCGATCCCGTACCTGATGGAGGCGCTGCTGCCCAACGGCGTCCTCGGCATCGCGGTCACCGGCCTGCTCGCGGCGTTCATGGCGGGCATGGCGGCCAACATCTCGTCCTTCAACACGGTGTTCACGACCGACATCTGGGCGAAGTACGTGGTGAAGGGCCGCGAGGACTCGTACTACGTACGCTTCGGCCGCCTGATCACGGCGATCGGCGTCCTCGCGTCCATCGGCGCGGCGTTCCTGGCCTCGTCGTTCTCGAACATCATGGCCTACCTGCAGGCCCTCTTCTCCTTCTTCAACGTGCCGATGTTCGTGGTCTTCATCATCGGCATGTTCTGGAGGCGGGCGTCGATGAAGTCGGGCTTCTGGGGGCTGCTGGCCGGCACGACGGCCGCGATGGTGAATTACTTCGTGTTCTACCGGCAGGGCATCATCGGCATCCCCTCCGACCAGGGCGCCAACTTCGTCTCGGCCATCGCGGGCTTCGTAGCCGGCGCGGTGGTCATGGTCGCGGTCTCGCTCTTCACCGCCCCGAAGCCGGAGGAGGACCTCCAGGGCCTGGTGTACGGCACACGCTCACCCGGCATGGCCGAACCGCCCGCCGCCGGCGACGACGCGTGGTACCGCAAGCCGGCGCTGCTGGGCTGGGGGGCGGTGATCCTGGCGGCGGCGTGCTACATCCCGTTCTCGTTCTCGCTCTGA